The nucleotide sequence GCGGCATGGTGAGTCTGAAGCGCAAGCGCCCCCGCAAACTCTCCTGGAGTCTCGCGACGATCGCACGGATTGTTTCCTGCTCTGTTTCTGGCACGAGGAGCGCGAGGTTGATGAGCATGCGAACCCCGATGAGACGGCCCTCCTGTAGCTCGACGACGTGGCTCATCAGGCTTCGTCGCGCGAGCAGCTCACACTGCTCGCGCCAGGTTTGCACCACACGTTCTGCGAGGCTTCCCAGTTCCACACGCGCCGCGTACTCGCTTCCGGGGGACACACGCGCCGCCGCGACGCACCGGCGCACTGCCGGTGTCCGGAGCAACGCTTGCCGGAGCGCCTCCCGTTCCCAAAAGGCCACAAGGGATGCCTCGACTCGCCCTCTCAGGTAGTCCAGCTGTCGAACCAGCGCCCGCTCGTTGAGCTCTACCAGCCGGCGGATGGCCT is from Limnochorda sp. L945t and encodes:
- a CDS encoding GvpL/GvpF family gas vesicle protein is translated as MSNWHVYAAADPDALNPRNLALPVPGIRGTAVHLVKCGPLVVAASDLAEQVERPTPEELAAHAEVARWFLDQGATVLPFRFGVTAPSQQAIRRLVELNERALVRQLDYLRGRVEASLVAFWEREALRQALLRTPAVRRCVAAARVSPGSEYAARVELGSLAERVVQTWREQCELLARRSLMSHVVELQEGRLIGVRMLINLALLVPETEQETIRAIVARLQESLRGRLRFRLTMPLPAFSFANIALRVPSDIEVAGR